In a single window of the Thunnus albacares chromosome 1, fThuAlb1.1, whole genome shotgun sequence genome:
- the sema6dl gene encoding sema domain, transmembrane domain (TM), and cytoplasmic domain, (semaphorin) 6D, like isoform X4 produces the protein MGQRAALLLSELLLLLLTASRTLLAVSFPEDIVPLDVVDAHFSRRYPVFRGRPSGNESQHRLDFQLMTKIQDTLFIAGRDQVYLVSLRESYRNEIIPYRKLTWRSGQADREMCAVKGKHRDECHNFIKVLVPRNDDLVFICGTNGFNPMCRYYRLDNLEFDGEEINGLARCPFDSKQTNVALFAEGKLYSATVADFQASDSVIYRSMGDGSALRTIKYDSKWLKEPHFLHAAEYGNYVYFFYREIAVEHSNLGKVVYSRVARICKNDIGGSQRVLEKHWTSFVKARLNCSVPGESFFYFDVLQSITDIININGVPSVVGVFTTQMNSIPGSAVCAFSMADIEKVFWGRFKEQKTPDSVWTPFPEEKLPKPRPGSCAGHGPAASFKSSIEFPDDTLQFIKSHPLMDTAVPSIGDEPWYTKTRVRYRLTALAVDNEAGPHKNYTVVFIGAESGIVLKVLAKTSSVSLNDSLLLEEIDVFNRAKCLSSREDDKRVLSLHVDKDAHSLYVAFSSCVIRIPLSRCERHSSCHKSCIASRDPYCGWKPHGACERIEPGVLTGYEQDIELGNTAHLGDCHGVWDIQAGETNQMVHMNILITCVFAAFLMGALLAGLIVFCYRDSFLRKPRHVHKDAESAPSCSDSTGSFVKLNGLFDSPVKEYQTNMDSPKLYTNLLSNGKDLNTPNGDTKTMILRDGCQPPELAALPTPESTPVLQQKGLQPIKNQWERAHGKASGPRKESNSSAISPQFLPSSPAPPNSNSHHPHLALGHSHIPSAVVLPNATHDHPNLDNGDDTLPHSSEKKSKNPDSKGSRKDQKRSVDARNTLNDLLKHLNDSVANPKAILQEGSGPRPRQQLTLEPMEELTELPPKVPSREASLYSPSSSLPRHSPTKRVDVPMPTTPTTPTGSLSMGDTLERQRGGYQLHRSASHRHSLSTSPNGVTMGVSVSRQHSMNRGGYMPPTPPSRLDSHGGLMGAGMHSAHPSSVSRQSSYSGHGSLPRTGLKRTPSLKPDVPPKPNGFSPQTPQMRVVNKYSY, from the exons ATGGGCCAGAGAGCTGCGCTTCTGCTcagtgagctgctgctgctgctgctgacagccTCACGCACTCTCCTCGCAGTCAGCTTCCCCGAGGACATCGTACCCCTCGATGTCGTTGACGCACACT tttcacgGAGGTACCCTGTGTTCAGAGGCAGGCCCTCTGGCAACGAGTCACAGCATCGCCTTGACTTTCAGCTGATGACCAAGATACAGGACACTCTGTTCATCGCTGGCAG AGACCAGGTGTACCTAGTCAGTCTGAGAGAATCCTACAGAAATGAGATCATTCCTTACCGG aagcTAACATGGCGATCGGGCCAAGCTGACAGAGAGATGTGTGCCGTCAAGGGAAAACACAGA GACGAGTGCCATAACTTCATCAAAGTGCTGGTTCCAAGAAATGATGACCTGGTCTTCATCTGTGGTACCAATGGCTTCAACCCCATGTGCAGATACTACAGG CTGGATAACCTAGAGTTTGATGGGGAGGAGATCAATGGACTGGCACGGTGCCCGTTTGACTCCAAGCAAACCAACGTTGCCCTTTTCGCTG AGGGGAAGCTGTATTCTGCCACTGTAGCTGACTTCCAGGCCAGTGATTCTGTCATCTACCGCAGTATGGGTGATGGATCAGCCTTAAGGACTATCAAATATGACTCCAAATGGCTGAAAG AACCTCATTTCCTGCATGCAGCAGAGTATGGGAATTATGTGTACTTTTTCTACCGAGAGATTGCAGTGGAGCACAGCAATCTGGGCAAG GTTGTGTATTCTCGTGTGGCCCGGATCTGTAAGAATGACATTGGTGGGTCACAGCGAGTGCTGGAGAAACACTGGACGTCATTTGTAAAGGCAAGGCTGAACTGCTCTGTGCCAGGGGAGTCCTTCTTCTACTTTGATGTGCTTCAGTCCATCActgacatcatcaacatcaacGGAGTCCCCTCAGTGGTGGGGGTGTTCACCACACAGATGAACAG TATCCCTGGGTCAGCAGTGTGCGCCTTCTCCATGGCCGACATAGAGAAAGTATTTTGGGGTCGGTTTAAAGAGCAGAAGACTCCGGACTCTGTCTGGACTCCTTTTCCAGAGGAGAAGCTGCCCAAACCTCG ACCTGGGAGCTGTGCAGGTCATGGTCCAGCTGCGTCCTTTAAGAGCTCCATTGAGTTCCCGGACGATACCCTTCAATTCATCAAGTCCCACCCTCTCATGGACACGGCTGTGCCTTCCATTGGGGATGAGCCTTGGTACACCAAGACACGAGTCAG GTACAGGCTGACAGCTCTGGCTGTGGACAATGAAGCAGGACCCCACAAGAACTACACAGTGGTTTTCATTGGGGCCGAGTCAGGGATTGTCCTCAAGGTTTTGGCCAAGACCTCCTCTGTGTCCCTGAATGACAGCCTGCTTCTAGAGGAGATAGACGTCTTCAACAGAGCCAA GTGCTTGTCTAGCCGTGAGGATGACAAGCGTGTCCTCTCATTGCACGTGGACAAAGATGCACACAGCCTGTATGTCGCTTTTTCAAGCTGTGTCATCCGTATTCCCCTGAGTCGCTGCGAAAGGCATTCTTCCTGCCACAA GTCGTGTATTGCATCAAGGGATCCTTATTGTGGCTGGAAGCCTCATGGAGCCTGTGAAAGGATAGAGCCTGGTGTTTT gaCTGGCTATGAGCAGGACATTGAATTGGGAAACACTGCCCACTTGGGAGACTGTCACG GTGTGTGGGATATCCAAGCAGGTGAGACCAACCAGATGGTCCACATGAACATTCTCATCACCTGCgtgtttgctgcttttctcatgGGTGCTCTGCTGGCTGGTCTGATTGTCTTCTGCTACCGAGACTCATTCCTCCGTAAGCCAAGACATGTCCACAAGGACGCAGAATCCGCACCATCCTGCTCAGATTCTACTGGAAGCTTTGTCAAACTCAACGGCCTCTTTGATAGCCCTGTAAAG GAGTACCAGACCAACATGGACTCTCCCAAGCTGTACACCAATCTGCTGAGCAATGGCAAAGACCTGAATACACCCAACGGTGACACCAAGACCATGATCCTGCGGGATGGCTGTCAGCCTCCTGAGCTGGCTGCCCTGCCTACACCCGAGTCAACCCCTGTGCTTCAGCAGAAAGGCCTGCAGCCCATCAAAAACCAGTGGGAGAGGGCTCATGGGAAGGCCAGTGGTCCCCGAAAGGAGTCCAACTCATCAGCCATCAGTCCTCAGTTCCTTCCTTCTTCCCCTGCTCCTCCTAACTCCAACTCCCACCACCCTCACCTCGCCCTGGGACACTCCCATATCCCTAGTGCGGTTGTCCTGCCCAATGCCACACATGACCATCCTAACCTTGACAATGGAGATGATACACTGCCACATTCGTCTGAAAAGAAGTCGAAGAATCCAGATTCTAAAGGAAGTAGGAAAGACCAGAAGAGGTCTGTGGATGCTAGAAATACCCTAAATGACCTTTTAAAACACCTCAATGACTCTGTGGCCAACCCCAAGGCCATTCTTCAAGAGGGATCAGGGCCACGCCCGAGACAACAGCTCACACTGGAGCCCATGGAGGAACTGACTGAATTACCCCCCAAGGTACCCAGCCGCGAGGCTTCCCTGtactctccttcatcctccctGCCAAGGCACAGCCCCACCAAGAGAGTGGATGTGCCCATGCCCACCACTCCCACCACACCAACGGGCAGCTTGAGCATGGGGGACACCCTGGAGAGGCAAAGAGGGGGGTACCAGCTCCACCGGAGTGCCTCTCACAGGCACTCCTTATCCACCTCACCAAATGGGGTAACCATGGGGGTGTCTGTGTCTCGTCAACACAGTATGAACAGAGGGGGTTACATGCCCCCAACACCCCCCTCCAGACTTGACTCCCATGGTGGATTGATGGGGGCAGGAATGCACTCTGCCCATCCATCCTCTGTATCCCGACAGAGCAGTTACAGTGGGCATGGCTCGCTCCCTCGCACAGGGCTGAAACGGACCCCATCGCTAAAGCCAGATGTGCCCCCTAAACCCAATGGGTTTTCACCACAGACTCCACAGATGCGAGTGGTCAATAAGTACAGTTATTAA
- the sema6dl gene encoding sema domain, transmembrane domain (TM), and cytoplasmic domain, (semaphorin) 6D, like isoform X2, which yields MGQRAALLLSELLLLLLTASRTLLAVSFPEDIVPLDVVDAHFSRRYPVFRGRPSGNESQHRLDFQLMTKIQDTLFIAGRDQVYLVSLRESYRNEIIPYRKLTWRSGQADREMCAVKGKHRDECHNFIKVLVPRNDDLVFICGTNGFNPMCRYYRLDNLEFDGEEINGLARCPFDSKQTNVALFAEGKLYSATVADFQASDSVIYRSMGDGSALRTIKYDSKWLKEPHFLHAAEYGNYVYFFYREIAVEHSNLGKVVYSRVARICKNDIGGSQRVLEKHWTSFVKARLNCSVPGESFFYFDVLQSITDIININGVPSVVGVFTTQMNSIPGSAVCAFSMADIEKVFWGRFKEQKTPDSVWTPFPEEKLPKPRPGSCAGHGPAASFKSSIEFPDDTLQFIKSHPLMDTAVPSIGDEPWYTKTRVRYRLTALAVDNEAGPHKNYTVVFIGAESGIVLKVLAKTSSVSLNDSLLLEEIDVFNRAKCLSSREDDKRVLSLHVDKDAHSLYVAFSSCVIRIPLSRCERHSSCHKSCIASRDPYCGWKPHGACERIEPGVLTGYEQDIELGNTAHLGDCHDMEFSSAPVTVQPSEPIPPPVLIPTQSPSSGPGPELYGSGFVQQDDPATSHSLDSIPGGQEGVWDIQAGETNQMVHMNILITCVFAAFLMGALLAGLIVFCYRDSFLRKPRHVHKDAESAPSCSDSTGSFVKLNGLFDSPVKEYQTNMDSPKLYTNLLSNGKDLNTPNGDTKTMILRDGCQPPELAALPTPESTPVLQQKGLQPIKNQWERAHGKASGPRKESNSSAISPQFLPSSPAPPNSNSHHPHLALGHSHIPSAVVLPNATHDHPNLDNGDDTLPHSSEKKSKNPDSKGSRKDQKRSVDARNTLNDLLKHLNDSVANPKAILQEGSGPRPRQQLTLEPMEELTELPPKVPSREASLYSPSSSLPRHSPTKRVDVPMPTTPTTPTGSLSMGDTLERQRGGYQLHRSASHRHSLSTSPNGVTMGVSVSRQHSMNRGGYMPPTPPSRLDSHGGLMGAGMHSAHPSSVSRQSSYSGHGSLPRTGLKRTPSLKPDVPPKPNGFSPQTPQMRVVNKYSY from the exons ATGGGCCAGAGAGCTGCGCTTCTGCTcagtgagctgctgctgctgctgctgacagccTCACGCACTCTCCTCGCAGTCAGCTTCCCCGAGGACATCGTACCCCTCGATGTCGTTGACGCACACT tttcacgGAGGTACCCTGTGTTCAGAGGCAGGCCCTCTGGCAACGAGTCACAGCATCGCCTTGACTTTCAGCTGATGACCAAGATACAGGACACTCTGTTCATCGCTGGCAG AGACCAGGTGTACCTAGTCAGTCTGAGAGAATCCTACAGAAATGAGATCATTCCTTACCGG aagcTAACATGGCGATCGGGCCAAGCTGACAGAGAGATGTGTGCCGTCAAGGGAAAACACAGA GACGAGTGCCATAACTTCATCAAAGTGCTGGTTCCAAGAAATGATGACCTGGTCTTCATCTGTGGTACCAATGGCTTCAACCCCATGTGCAGATACTACAGG CTGGATAACCTAGAGTTTGATGGGGAGGAGATCAATGGACTGGCACGGTGCCCGTTTGACTCCAAGCAAACCAACGTTGCCCTTTTCGCTG AGGGGAAGCTGTATTCTGCCACTGTAGCTGACTTCCAGGCCAGTGATTCTGTCATCTACCGCAGTATGGGTGATGGATCAGCCTTAAGGACTATCAAATATGACTCCAAATGGCTGAAAG AACCTCATTTCCTGCATGCAGCAGAGTATGGGAATTATGTGTACTTTTTCTACCGAGAGATTGCAGTGGAGCACAGCAATCTGGGCAAG GTTGTGTATTCTCGTGTGGCCCGGATCTGTAAGAATGACATTGGTGGGTCACAGCGAGTGCTGGAGAAACACTGGACGTCATTTGTAAAGGCAAGGCTGAACTGCTCTGTGCCAGGGGAGTCCTTCTTCTACTTTGATGTGCTTCAGTCCATCActgacatcatcaacatcaacGGAGTCCCCTCAGTGGTGGGGGTGTTCACCACACAGATGAACAG TATCCCTGGGTCAGCAGTGTGCGCCTTCTCCATGGCCGACATAGAGAAAGTATTTTGGGGTCGGTTTAAAGAGCAGAAGACTCCGGACTCTGTCTGGACTCCTTTTCCAGAGGAGAAGCTGCCCAAACCTCG ACCTGGGAGCTGTGCAGGTCATGGTCCAGCTGCGTCCTTTAAGAGCTCCATTGAGTTCCCGGACGATACCCTTCAATTCATCAAGTCCCACCCTCTCATGGACACGGCTGTGCCTTCCATTGGGGATGAGCCTTGGTACACCAAGACACGAGTCAG GTACAGGCTGACAGCTCTGGCTGTGGACAATGAAGCAGGACCCCACAAGAACTACACAGTGGTTTTCATTGGGGCCGAGTCAGGGATTGTCCTCAAGGTTTTGGCCAAGACCTCCTCTGTGTCCCTGAATGACAGCCTGCTTCTAGAGGAGATAGACGTCTTCAACAGAGCCAA GTGCTTGTCTAGCCGTGAGGATGACAAGCGTGTCCTCTCATTGCACGTGGACAAAGATGCACACAGCCTGTATGTCGCTTTTTCAAGCTGTGTCATCCGTATTCCCCTGAGTCGCTGCGAAAGGCATTCTTCCTGCCACAA GTCGTGTATTGCATCAAGGGATCCTTATTGTGGCTGGAAGCCTCATGGAGCCTGTGAAAGGATAGAGCCTGGTGTTTT gaCTGGCTATGAGCAGGACATTGAATTGGGAAACACTGCCCACTTGGGAGACTGTCACG ACATGGAGTTTTCATCAGCGCCAGTCACTGTCCAGCCCAGTGAGCCCATACCCCCCCCAGTACTCATACCCACTCAGAGCCCCAGCTCTGGGCCTGGTCCAGAGCTCTACGGCTCAGGCTTTGTGCAGCAGGATGACCCAGCCACCTCCCATTCTTTAGACTCTATCCCAGGGGGCCAAGAGG GTGTGTGGGATATCCAAGCAGGTGAGACCAACCAGATGGTCCACATGAACATTCTCATCACCTGCgtgtttgctgcttttctcatgGGTGCTCTGCTGGCTGGTCTGATTGTCTTCTGCTACCGAGACTCATTCCTCCGTAAGCCAAGACATGTCCACAAGGACGCAGAATCCGCACCATCCTGCTCAGATTCTACTGGAAGCTTTGTCAAACTCAACGGCCTCTTTGATAGCCCTGTAAAG GAGTACCAGACCAACATGGACTCTCCCAAGCTGTACACCAATCTGCTGAGCAATGGCAAAGACCTGAATACACCCAACGGTGACACCAAGACCATGATCCTGCGGGATGGCTGTCAGCCTCCTGAGCTGGCTGCCCTGCCTACACCCGAGTCAACCCCTGTGCTTCAGCAGAAAGGCCTGCAGCCCATCAAAAACCAGTGGGAGAGGGCTCATGGGAAGGCCAGTGGTCCCCGAAAGGAGTCCAACTCATCAGCCATCAGTCCTCAGTTCCTTCCTTCTTCCCCTGCTCCTCCTAACTCCAACTCCCACCACCCTCACCTCGCCCTGGGACACTCCCATATCCCTAGTGCGGTTGTCCTGCCCAATGCCACACATGACCATCCTAACCTTGACAATGGAGATGATACACTGCCACATTCGTCTGAAAAGAAGTCGAAGAATCCAGATTCTAAAGGAAGTAGGAAAGACCAGAAGAGGTCTGTGGATGCTAGAAATACCCTAAATGACCTTTTAAAACACCTCAATGACTCTGTGGCCAACCCCAAGGCCATTCTTCAAGAGGGATCAGGGCCACGCCCGAGACAACAGCTCACACTGGAGCCCATGGAGGAACTGACTGAATTACCCCCCAAGGTACCCAGCCGCGAGGCTTCCCTGtactctccttcatcctccctGCCAAGGCACAGCCCCACCAAGAGAGTGGATGTGCCCATGCCCACCACTCCCACCACACCAACGGGCAGCTTGAGCATGGGGGACACCCTGGAGAGGCAAAGAGGGGGGTACCAGCTCCACCGGAGTGCCTCTCACAGGCACTCCTTATCCACCTCACCAAATGGGGTAACCATGGGGGTGTCTGTGTCTCGTCAACACAGTATGAACAGAGGGGGTTACATGCCCCCAACACCCCCCTCCAGACTTGACTCCCATGGTGGATTGATGGGGGCAGGAATGCACTCTGCCCATCCATCCTCTGTATCCCGACAGAGCAGTTACAGTGGGCATGGCTCGCTCCCTCGCACAGGGCTGAAACGGACCCCATCGCTAAAGCCAGATGTGCCCCCTAAACCCAATGGGTTTTCACCACAGACTCCACAGATGCGAGTGGTCAATAAGTACAGTTATTAA
- the sema6dl gene encoding sema domain, transmembrane domain (TM), and cytoplasmic domain, (semaphorin) 6D, like isoform X1 → MGQRAALLLSELLLLLLTASRTLLAVSFPEDIVPLDVVDAHFSRRYPVFRGRPSGNESQHRLDFQLMTKIQDTLFIAGRDQVYLVSLRESYRNEIIPYRKLTWRSGQADREMCAVKGKHRDECHNFIKVLVPRNDDLVFICGTNGFNPMCRYYRLDNLEFDGEEINGLARCPFDSKQTNVALFAEGKLYSATVADFQASDSVIYRSMGDGSALRTIKYDSKWLKEPHFLHAAEYGNYVYFFYREIAVEHSNLGKVVYSRVARICKNDIGGSQRVLEKHWTSFVKARLNCSVPGESFFYFDVLQSITDIININGVPSVVGVFTTQMNSIPGSAVCAFSMADIEKVFWGRFKEQKTPDSVWTPFPEEKLPKPRPGSCAGHGPAASFKSSIEFPDDTLQFIKSHPLMDTAVPSIGDEPWYTKTRVRYRLTALAVDNEAGPHKNYTVVFIGAESGIVLKVLAKTSSVSLNDSLLLEEIDVFNRAKCLSSREDDKRVLSLHVDKDAHSLYVAFSSCVIRIPLSRCERHSSCHKSCIASRDPYCGWKPHGACERIEPGVLTGYEQDIELGNTAHLGDCHAFLGTTSAPDYKSFGDPTSDMEFSSAPVTVQPSEPIPPPVLIPTQSPSSGPGPELYGSGFVQQDDPATSHSLDSIPGGQEGVWDIQAGETNQMVHMNILITCVFAAFLMGALLAGLIVFCYRDSFLRKPRHVHKDAESAPSCSDSTGSFVKLNGLFDSPVKEYQTNMDSPKLYTNLLSNGKDLNTPNGDTKTMILRDGCQPPELAALPTPESTPVLQQKGLQPIKNQWERAHGKASGPRKESNSSAISPQFLPSSPAPPNSNSHHPHLALGHSHIPSAVVLPNATHDHPNLDNGDDTLPHSSEKKSKNPDSKGSRKDQKRSVDARNTLNDLLKHLNDSVANPKAILQEGSGPRPRQQLTLEPMEELTELPPKVPSREASLYSPSSSLPRHSPTKRVDVPMPTTPTTPTGSLSMGDTLERQRGGYQLHRSASHRHSLSTSPNGVTMGVSVSRQHSMNRGGYMPPTPPSRLDSHGGLMGAGMHSAHPSSVSRQSSYSGHGSLPRTGLKRTPSLKPDVPPKPNGFSPQTPQMRVVNKYSY, encoded by the exons ATGGGCCAGAGAGCTGCGCTTCTGCTcagtgagctgctgctgctgctgctgacagccTCACGCACTCTCCTCGCAGTCAGCTTCCCCGAGGACATCGTACCCCTCGATGTCGTTGACGCACACT tttcacgGAGGTACCCTGTGTTCAGAGGCAGGCCCTCTGGCAACGAGTCACAGCATCGCCTTGACTTTCAGCTGATGACCAAGATACAGGACACTCTGTTCATCGCTGGCAG AGACCAGGTGTACCTAGTCAGTCTGAGAGAATCCTACAGAAATGAGATCATTCCTTACCGG aagcTAACATGGCGATCGGGCCAAGCTGACAGAGAGATGTGTGCCGTCAAGGGAAAACACAGA GACGAGTGCCATAACTTCATCAAAGTGCTGGTTCCAAGAAATGATGACCTGGTCTTCATCTGTGGTACCAATGGCTTCAACCCCATGTGCAGATACTACAGG CTGGATAACCTAGAGTTTGATGGGGAGGAGATCAATGGACTGGCACGGTGCCCGTTTGACTCCAAGCAAACCAACGTTGCCCTTTTCGCTG AGGGGAAGCTGTATTCTGCCACTGTAGCTGACTTCCAGGCCAGTGATTCTGTCATCTACCGCAGTATGGGTGATGGATCAGCCTTAAGGACTATCAAATATGACTCCAAATGGCTGAAAG AACCTCATTTCCTGCATGCAGCAGAGTATGGGAATTATGTGTACTTTTTCTACCGAGAGATTGCAGTGGAGCACAGCAATCTGGGCAAG GTTGTGTATTCTCGTGTGGCCCGGATCTGTAAGAATGACATTGGTGGGTCACAGCGAGTGCTGGAGAAACACTGGACGTCATTTGTAAAGGCAAGGCTGAACTGCTCTGTGCCAGGGGAGTCCTTCTTCTACTTTGATGTGCTTCAGTCCATCActgacatcatcaacatcaacGGAGTCCCCTCAGTGGTGGGGGTGTTCACCACACAGATGAACAG TATCCCTGGGTCAGCAGTGTGCGCCTTCTCCATGGCCGACATAGAGAAAGTATTTTGGGGTCGGTTTAAAGAGCAGAAGACTCCGGACTCTGTCTGGACTCCTTTTCCAGAGGAGAAGCTGCCCAAACCTCG ACCTGGGAGCTGTGCAGGTCATGGTCCAGCTGCGTCCTTTAAGAGCTCCATTGAGTTCCCGGACGATACCCTTCAATTCATCAAGTCCCACCCTCTCATGGACACGGCTGTGCCTTCCATTGGGGATGAGCCTTGGTACACCAAGACACGAGTCAG GTACAGGCTGACAGCTCTGGCTGTGGACAATGAAGCAGGACCCCACAAGAACTACACAGTGGTTTTCATTGGGGCCGAGTCAGGGATTGTCCTCAAGGTTTTGGCCAAGACCTCCTCTGTGTCCCTGAATGACAGCCTGCTTCTAGAGGAGATAGACGTCTTCAACAGAGCCAA GTGCTTGTCTAGCCGTGAGGATGACAAGCGTGTCCTCTCATTGCACGTGGACAAAGATGCACACAGCCTGTATGTCGCTTTTTCAAGCTGTGTCATCCGTATTCCCCTGAGTCGCTGCGAAAGGCATTCTTCCTGCCACAA GTCGTGTATTGCATCAAGGGATCCTTATTGTGGCTGGAAGCCTCATGGAGCCTGTGAAAGGATAGAGCCTGGTGTTTT gaCTGGCTATGAGCAGGACATTGAATTGGGAAACACTGCCCACTTGGGAGACTGTCACG CGTTTTTGGGCACTACATCAGCGCCAGATTACAAATCATTTGGCGATCCTACCTCTG ACATGGAGTTTTCATCAGCGCCAGTCACTGTCCAGCCCAGTGAGCCCATACCCCCCCCAGTACTCATACCCACTCAGAGCCCCAGCTCTGGGCCTGGTCCAGAGCTCTACGGCTCAGGCTTTGTGCAGCAGGATGACCCAGCCACCTCCCATTCTTTAGACTCTATCCCAGGGGGCCAAGAGG GTGTGTGGGATATCCAAGCAGGTGAGACCAACCAGATGGTCCACATGAACATTCTCATCACCTGCgtgtttgctgcttttctcatgGGTGCTCTGCTGGCTGGTCTGATTGTCTTCTGCTACCGAGACTCATTCCTCCGTAAGCCAAGACATGTCCACAAGGACGCAGAATCCGCACCATCCTGCTCAGATTCTACTGGAAGCTTTGTCAAACTCAACGGCCTCTTTGATAGCCCTGTAAAG GAGTACCAGACCAACATGGACTCTCCCAAGCTGTACACCAATCTGCTGAGCAATGGCAAAGACCTGAATACACCCAACGGTGACACCAAGACCATGATCCTGCGGGATGGCTGTCAGCCTCCTGAGCTGGCTGCCCTGCCTACACCCGAGTCAACCCCTGTGCTTCAGCAGAAAGGCCTGCAGCCCATCAAAAACCAGTGGGAGAGGGCTCATGGGAAGGCCAGTGGTCCCCGAAAGGAGTCCAACTCATCAGCCATCAGTCCTCAGTTCCTTCCTTCTTCCCCTGCTCCTCCTAACTCCAACTCCCACCACCCTCACCTCGCCCTGGGACACTCCCATATCCCTAGTGCGGTTGTCCTGCCCAATGCCACACATGACCATCCTAACCTTGACAATGGAGATGATACACTGCCACATTCGTCTGAAAAGAAGTCGAAGAATCCAGATTCTAAAGGAAGTAGGAAAGACCAGAAGAGGTCTGTGGATGCTAGAAATACCCTAAATGACCTTTTAAAACACCTCAATGACTCTGTGGCCAACCCCAAGGCCATTCTTCAAGAGGGATCAGGGCCACGCCCGAGACAACAGCTCACACTGGAGCCCATGGAGGAACTGACTGAATTACCCCCCAAGGTACCCAGCCGCGAGGCTTCCCTGtactctccttcatcctccctGCCAAGGCACAGCCCCACCAAGAGAGTGGATGTGCCCATGCCCACCACTCCCACCACACCAACGGGCAGCTTGAGCATGGGGGACACCCTGGAGAGGCAAAGAGGGGGGTACCAGCTCCACCGGAGTGCCTCTCACAGGCACTCCTTATCCACCTCACCAAATGGGGTAACCATGGGGGTGTCTGTGTCTCGTCAACACAGTATGAACAGAGGGGGTTACATGCCCCCAACACCCCCCTCCAGACTTGACTCCCATGGTGGATTGATGGGGGCAGGAATGCACTCTGCCCATCCATCCTCTGTATCCCGACAGAGCAGTTACAGTGGGCATGGCTCGCTCCCTCGCACAGGGCTGAAACGGACCCCATCGCTAAAGCCAGATGTGCCCCCTAAACCCAATGGGTTTTCACCACAGACTCCACAGATGCGAGTGGTCAATAAGTACAGTTATTAA